Proteins encoded by one window of Candidatus Culexarchaeum yellowstonense:
- a CDS encoding cation transporting ATPase C-terminal domain-containing protein, with translation DNIRKYARFLLACNFDELLVVGSFAILGGIFGAELFPLPLLPAMILWINLVTDGAPAVALATDPPDVDVMDRPPRKPEEGILHGMLAFIIASFILQATGTILVFSLEYYVWPSHPWNFPWGIDEEARLLTYREATTAAFIQAALFELFVVWNCRSEKHSVWRMGRRALQNKFFVIADIASIIITLAISYIPITQQLFHLTAMNITDLAYIFGVASWGLIVLPEIFMGRKVLKWH, from the coding sequence GACAACATCAGAAAGTATGCAAGATTCCTACTAGCATGCAACTTCGACGAACTACTCGTAGTGGGATCCTTCGCAATACTTGGAGGAATATTTGGAGCAGAACTATTCCCACTACCACTACTACCAGCCATGATACTATGGATAAACCTAGTAACAGATGGAGCGCCAGCAGTAGCCTTAGCCACAGACCCACCTGACGTAGACGTCATGGATAGACCCCCAAGAAAACCTGAGGAAGGGATACTGCATGGAATGCTAGCCTTCATAATAGCATCCTTCATACTACAAGCCACAGGAACAATACTCGTCTTCTCCCTAGAATACTACGTCTGGCCTTCACATCCATGGAACTTCCCATGGGGGATAGATGAAGAAGCAAGACTCCTAACCTACAGGGAAGCAACCACAGCAGCCTTCATACAAGCAGCACTATTTGAACTATTTGTAGTATGGAACTGCAGATCCGAGAAACATAGCGTATGGAGGATGGGGAGAAGGGCATTACAAAACAAATTCTTCGTAATTGCAGACATAGCCTCAATAATAATTACACTGGCAATATCATACATACCAATAACGCAACAACTATTCCACCTAACAGCAATGAACATCACGGACCTAGCATACATATTTGGAGTGGCAAGCTGGGGCCTAATAGTACTACCAGAAATATTCATGGGCAGAAAGGTGCTGAAATGGCATTAG
- the trxB gene encoding thioredoxin-disulfide reductase — MQKIILIPKPLGKVEEQYDVIIIGAGIAGCTAAIYTTRQALKTLLMDKVGVGGNLIITHIIENYPGYPSISGVELAEKLKTQLEKLDVPIVFEEVRDVNITEDGSFQVKTTLEKTYKAKAIIVATGAEHAKLGIPGESEFLGRGVSYCATCDGPLFKGKDVAVIGGGNTAATYVEYLSNICRKVYWIHRRREFRAEPHLQRIALSKENVEKITPYKPIKFEGTEKLEKIILENMEDGKQMILNVNGVFIAVGQKPNTEFLKNLPIKLKENGYIEVDERMRTNIKGICAAGDVNGIENQYIIAAGQGATAALTIAKYLKTGEWK, encoded by the coding sequence ATGCAGAAAATCATCCTAATACCAAAACCTCTTGGGAAAGTTGAAGAACAATACGATGTAATAATAATTGGTGCAGGGATAGCTGGCTGCACAGCTGCAATATACACCACAAGACAAGCACTAAAAACACTATTAATGGATAAGGTGGGGGTTGGAGGAAACCTAATAATAACACATATCATAGAAAACTATCCAGGATACCCATCCATAAGTGGAGTGGAATTAGCAGAAAAACTTAAAACACAATTGGAGAAGCTAGATGTCCCAATAGTATTTGAAGAAGTTAGAGATGTAAACATAACAGAAGACGGATCATTCCAAGTTAAAACCACACTTGAAAAAACATATAAGGCTAAGGCAATAATAGTGGCCACAGGAGCCGAACACGCAAAACTAGGAATACCAGGAGAAAGTGAATTTCTGGGTAGAGGAGTAAGCTACTGCGCCACATGCGACGGACCACTATTCAAAGGGAAGGATGTAGCAGTAATAGGTGGAGGAAATACAGCTGCAACATATGTTGAATACCTATCAAACATATGCAGAAAAGTATACTGGATACATAGGAGAAGAGAATTCAGAGCAGAACCACACCTACAAAGAATAGCCTTATCAAAAGAAAACGTGGAGAAAATAACACCATACAAACCAATAAAATTCGAGGGAACGGAAAAGCTGGAAAAGATAATCCTAGAAAACATGGAAGACGGGAAACAAATGATATTAAACGTTAATGGAGTATTCATAGCAGTAGGGCAAAAACCAAACACAGAATTCCTAAAAAACCTACCAATAAAACTCAAAGAAAATGGATACATAGAAGTGGATGAGAGAATGAGAACAAACATCAAAGGGATATGCGCAGCTGGAGACGTAAATGGAATAGAAAACCAATACATCATAGCAGCCGGACAAGGAGCAACAGCAGCCCTAACAATAGCAAAATACCTGAAAACAGGAGAATGGAAATAA
- a CDS encoding alanyl-tRNA editing protein: protein MVDIKEIAKENQKTIKLYLEDPYIRELECELTNIYWEKGGKAYLTLNKTIFHPRSGGQDYDLGWIQNPEYKFQILKVFDVEDVVIHYCKLQSGDPSRIKAKSNVKCILDWERRYKNMKLHTAGHILDYAVAKSYGMLVETLNANHSPPDAYLEYKANPPTNEKLKTIIEEANKIVKENRSVKWVWVEAEKLNEVAFNAPNLARLPKSEKYRVIIIDGVNGIPCTGTHTSKTGEIGEIKIIRVEPTTMGFKLHYDTN from the coding sequence ATGGTGGACATTAAAGAAATAGCCAAAGAAAATCAGAAGACCATTAAATTATACTTGGAAGACCCATACATAAGGGAATTAGAATGCGAATTAACCAACATATATTGGGAGAAGGGTGGAAAAGCATACTTAACCCTAAACAAAACCATATTCCACCCACGTAGTGGAGGACAAGACTACGATTTAGGGTGGATACAAAACCCCGAATACAAATTCCAAATACTAAAAGTCTTTGACGTGGAAGATGTGGTGATACATTACTGCAAACTCCAATCTGGAGATCCTAGTAGAATCAAAGCCAAATCAAATGTGAAATGCATACTGGACTGGGAGAGGAGATACAAGAATATGAAACTCCACACAGCAGGACACATACTCGACTACGCTGTAGCAAAATCATATGGCATGCTCGTGGAAACATTAAATGCAAATCACAGCCCCCCAGACGCATACCTAGAATACAAAGCCAACCCACCAACCAACGAAAAACTCAAAACAATAATTGAAGAAGCCAACAAGATAGTTAAAGAGAATAGGAGTGTGAAATGGGTTTGGGTTGAAGCTGAAAAGCTAAATGAAGTAGCCTTCAACGCACCAAACCTAGCTAGACTCCCAAAATCAGAGAAATATAGGGTTATCATAATTGATGGAGTCAATGGAATACCATGCACAGGAACCCACACCTCCAAAACTGGGGAGATAGGGGAGATAAAGATTATTAGAGTGGAGCCAACAACCATGGGATTCAAACTACACTACGACACAAACTAA
- a CDS encoding nitroreductase family protein yields MYEAIVKRRSIRRFKPDPISNEALMKILEAGRLAPSAGNRQPWHFIVVRDKGVKEALMKAARNQKFIAEADTVIVILGNPEESPRWYMQDPMTAAQNMVLQATELGLGTCYIGAFDEGEVKRILSIPENLKVICLLPIGFPDESPPPKPRKPLSQITSMDKYGNPLKL; encoded by the coding sequence GTGTATGAAGCTATAGTTAAGAGGAGGAGTATTAGAAGGTTTAAGCCAGACCCAATATCAAACGAGGCTTTAATGAAGATTCTTGAGGCAGGTAGACTTGCACCATCAGCTGGCAACCGTCAACCATGGCACTTCATAGTGGTTAGGGATAAGGGGGTTAAGGAAGCTTTAATGAAAGCTGCCAGAAACCAGAAGTTCATAGCTGAAGCAGACACAGTCATAGTGATCCTTGGAAACCCTGAAGAATCCCCAAGATGGTATATGCAAGACCCAATGACAGCAGCTCAAAACATGGTTCTACAAGCCACAGAACTTGGGTTGGGAACATGCTACATTGGAGCATTCGATGAGGGGGAAGTTAAAAGGATACTATCAATACCGGAAAACCTCAAAGTTATATGCCTACTCCCCATAGGATTCCCAGATGAATCCCCACCACCAAAACCTAGGAAGCCACTATCACAAATAACATCAATGGATAAATATGGGAATCCACTGAAACTTTAA